A stretch of DNA from Fibrobacter sp.:
ACCTTACCGGCCTTGAATTCTGCGAACTGGGCAGCGTTTGCAGCGCAGACTTCGCGAACGATGGCTTCGATAGCGCCAGTGTCTGCCACCTGTACAAGGCCCTTTTCCTTAACGATGTCTGCAGGATCCTTACCGGTTTCAAACATGTCGGCAAATACGGTCTTTGCAATCTTACCGTTGATGGTCTTGTCTTCGATCAGGTTCACCAGGGCGCAAAGCTGTTCCGGCTTGATCTTCAGGTCGGCGAGACCGCCTTCAAGATCCTTCATCTTGGCGAGAAGTTCGGTAATGACCCAGTTGGCCAGGACCTTACCGTTCTTGCAGTTCTTGGAAGCGGTGTCGAACCAGTCGCTGATGTCGCGGTCGTCGGTAAGCACCTGGGCATCGTATTCGGATACGCCGAGGTCGTTCATGAAGCGGGCGCGGCGGGCATCCGGCAGTTCCGGAAGGGTGCGGCGGATTTCTTCCACGAAGGCGGGATCGGTGACGAGGCGTACCATGTCCGGTTCCGGGAAGTACTTATAGTCGTGAGCGTCTTCCTTAGAGCGGATGACGATAGTCTTGTCGGCGTTGGGGTCGTAACGCTTGGTGCACTGTTCCACTTCCTTGCCAGCGTCCAGAGTAGCGGACTGCAGGTAGTATTCGGCGTTCAAGGCCTTTTCAAGGTTGGTGAAGCTGTTCAGGTTCTTGATTTCTGCACGAGTGCCGAAAGGTGCGTCTTCGGAAGCGCGGAGGGAAATGTTACCGTCGCAGCGCATGTTGCCGTTTTCCATGTTGGCGTTGGAGACGCGGGTATATTCCAGAGTCTGCTTGATCTTCTTGAGAACGAGAACGGCTTCTTCCGGGCTACGGATGTCCGGTTCCGTGACGATTTCGCAAAGCGGAGTACCGCAGCGGTTTGCATCGAAATGAGAGTCGGTGGGGCTCATGTCGTGAATGAGCTTACCGGCGTCTTCTTCCATATGGATACGGGTAATGCCCACGCGCTTCTTGGTGCCGTCGGCTTTGATGATTTCCAGCCAGCCATTCTTGCAGATGGGATGGTCATATACCGGAAGACCGCCAGTCTGGGTAATCTGATAACCCTTGGGAAGGTCCGGGTAGAAATAGTTCTTACGGGTCCACATGGCGTTCAGGTCGATTTCGCAGTTCAGAGCGAGACCGAGACGAATGGCGTATTCCACAGCCTTCTTGTTAGGAACAGGCATTGCACCAGGCATACCCAGGCAAACCGGGCAAACGTGCTTGTTGGGGCTGGTGTTCACTTCAATTTCGCAACCGCAGAACATCTTAGTCTTGGTAGCGAGCTGGCAATGGATTTCGAGACCAATAACGGTAGAGTAGTTAGGCATATTAACTCCAGTAAATTTTACGATTAAAAGATAGAAAAAAGACTGAACCCGCATAGGTTCAGCCTCACAAATTATCCATTAAAAAAGA
This window harbors:
- the gatB gene encoding Asp-tRNA(Asn)/Glu-tRNA(Gln) amidotransferase subunit GatB: MPNYSTVIGLEIHCQLATKTKMFCGCEIEVNTSPNKHVCPVCLGMPGAMPVPNKKAVEYAIRLGLALNCEIDLNAMWTRKNYFYPDLPKGYQITQTGGLPVYDHPICKNGWLEIIKADGTKKRVGITRIHMEEDAGKLIHDMSPTDSHFDANRCGTPLCEIVTEPDIRSPEEAVLVLKKIKQTLEYTRVSNANMENGNMRCDGNISLRASEDAPFGTRAEIKNLNSFTNLEKALNAEYYLQSATLDAGKEVEQCTKRYDPNADKTIVIRSKEDAHDYKYFPEPDMVRLVTDPAFVEEIRRTLPELPDARRARFMNDLGVSEYDAQVLTDDRDISDWFDTASKNCKNGKVLANWVITELLAKMKDLEGGLADLKIKPEQLCALVNLIEDKTINGKIAKTVFADMFETGKDPADIVKEKGLVQVADTGAIEAIVREVCAANAAQFAEFKAGKVALKGFLVGMTMRKSGGKANPGMVNEILDKLAQE